GCATCCATAAGTCTGAGAATTGATGGCAGGGTAAATTGATCTCGCTAGAGTGACTTTATTCTTCAGTCAGCATGCCCCGGAAAAGTATGATTTTGTTGATAAAGCTCCTTTTGTAATGATAGCTGATGATCAAGATAAAACTATCAGACACTTCAAGATCTCATGCACGGAAAAGGATAAGAGGAAGTCTATTTAGCGAGGCAAGATAGTTGTGCGTATGGCATCAATCCAGTTCAGCAGTCACAGACATAAAGTTTTTAAGCCTCTACTTACATAATAAAGGCTGCTACAGCGAAAGAGGTTATTCCCACGGACAAGTGTTCCAAAAATATCTTTTTCCGAGATTAGAGTGATGAGTCCACAAAGAAGAAGAATGGTCCAACTAGAAGGCAGGCACCCATCAAAAGAAAATGAGGGTGAATCCTGAGAAACAATCCATAAAATAATCATGGTCTGCATCCGAGGAATATTTGACTTCTCCAATCCTTAAAACTTCTACATTCCATGAACACCAACAAAAATTCTACACTTTCATGCCGCAAAGCACAGTAAGTTTCACAAGCATATACCTGGAAATAGCTCCTGATGAATAGTGTGGAGTAAATGATCCTAAATGTCATATCTCTCTATCAGTCAAGGAACATGAGGCTGCAACAACATTATCTACACTGTTATAAGCTCAATTTGCAAATGTAATGCATTATGATGTATGAAAATAAGTCTGGCGAAGCAACTAGAATCAGTTTCACTACTCACATAACCATGCTCCATTTAGCTAGTTCCTCAACATACTGGCAGTGCTTTTGAAACTAGTTCTTTAAGATGAAAGCTTGTACTAATGAAATACCGCTGACAGATGAAACCAAAGACCTACATATGATATAtggaattttcaagaaaattactCCACAGAGTTATAAGACCGGTTTTATTGTTTGCACAGTAGAGGAGAGGGCCTTATTGAACCAAAATCTAAAGCACAAACAATGATCACGATTTCTTCTAATTttttaagaaaagaaaagtaCATGAAAACTCTGGCAATAAACAAATCCTAACACTAAAAGATATCATGAGGATACTTAAGGAATTTGTCAAATCAACCGAATTGCACCAGCTGAACGTATTAGACTGACACTCATCACTAGGTAAATAACTGAGAAAACAAGCAAGAAATCATTTGAGCGCTTGAGTTGGTTCTCATTTGCAATGGCATGCAGAAATGCTTTAGGCCTTCCTGCGCCAAAGTCAAAGCATCAAACTCAGAGAGTTTCCAGTAGTAAGGCTGGCACAATTACTAAAAACTTTAGTTCGTCTGGGCAAATCCTAATAAGCATTACCCACAATGCTGTAGAATGAAACCCATAAAAGCTCAGTGGTATAATCTTCCAGACAAATACTTGATTCAGAGAACCCAgctatttgaaataaaataaagaactTTCTGAAAGTTATTCAAAAGGCAAAAAGAGATTTCTTAGACTATCAAGTCGGTAACATCATTTTTGAACAGTATGATTTGGAACCCCAATAATTAGAAACCAAAAAGGCCCTTACATAACGCGGCAGCTGCAGCAGCATGTGTTGCAAGGACGTCCAGACAGTTTCTTGATTGGCAGGGGTTCAGAATCCAAGTTAGACGGGGGTTCGGGAATTGGAAGCTTCCTTCTTTAGATATACAGGAACTTGCAGCATTATAATTGACATCTCCTAATTGTCCTTCAGAGAACGAAGAATTTGCCTCATCCTGATCGGTCTACAAATCCTTAAGCTTAAGAACACAAGCACAAAAGGTGTCTTGTCATTACAAGTGACCAAAATCCATTCCCATTTGATGAGTTGCTAGGTAAGGCATGGGCTTGGCTTCAGAAGCTAGCCCCTTCCAAACAGGCTCACCAAGCTATTAAAGCTTTGTCCAGATGCAAGCCCCTATGGGAAAGTGAGCTTCATTCAATAAAAATGTACATGACTAGAACTCTCCATGTACTATACAAGATGTACTTGAAACAAAGAGATGTTTGCTAAGAATCCTATTTCCCCCAAAATGTTTAACAGATTAACTCATCAATTGAAAACTGGGTGACAAGGTTAGCACATTAGCCTAGACATACACAACAAATACAGATAGTCAAACAAACTGAGCTGGAGTTTAGAGCTAAAAGCATGCTTCTCAAACATTTATCAGAAAATTCAAGTGAATTCCCTTGTTTGGGTAGCTGCAGCATCATTCTCAGAATTTTAACGAACATGTAGAGTCAGTCTTTTATCAAGAAGTTTCTGACATGGGGCAGTGGGGGGTGGAGAGAGTTAAATCATAAAAGTCGATCACAACGAAATAGCAGCCAAAGATTGCGATTTGCAACCTTCACAATATGTTCGCTATCGAGAAAATAGCTCTATTAGAAGATCATATCTGACCTACATTATTATCATTTATGATTTAAGCTTCAAGGATCATAAAATACTTCATCTTTTACAATGATAACTATGTTATCTAATCTCTTCAATTTTTTGCAGATCAAAGGTGCTCCGAACTGTTAACCTAAAGCTTTATGCATCAAGGTAAAATAGGCATTAAATTGGCTTCAGTCCATGTGCTAGGCCTTAGGCTGTTCAGAGGAAAGCCTAATATTATTAGCAGAGATGGTTTAGAAACTGAAGTTGTTTAGCTTAAGCCTGACAGTCAATCTAAAGGATGTTGCTCAACATTTCCTAGGATTCAACAGGCTTGTCCTGGCATCAGAACTCGGAAAAAATCAAATAACATGAACCCAGCAAGTGAAGGAAGAGAGGACTATTGCTTTTGGTGTTTTCCAGAATGGAAGGCAAGGCATCCAAGAACATTCAAGGGGAAGTAGGAGATGGAGAAAATCGAGGAAGCATACAACGGTCGTTTCATCCTTTGTAAAAACCTGTAGCTAAGTCAGCCAAAAAACCAATTGCGACAAGAGATAAAATCAAGCTACAGTAAGTCACAGTCACTAATTTTGAGGTACAGaaaacaatttaagaaaattcTTCGTGTTCAAATAAAAATTACTCCATTCAAGTCGACCTTTTAACATTAATATACATGAAGATAAAGAGCAAACTAAAAAACAGTAGAAAATTTAGTTACCATGTCAGGTAGCTTTACAAAGAGGAAGTAGATAGTTAAGCAATGTGAAAGGGTAGCTGCAGTTTCAACTATCAGCCGCGATTTGAGGAGAAGTAGATTCTGAGACAAGATGTAAAAGGGTGCTGCTAGTAGCTCCAGTATACAAGCAAAGCCTGCTCAATAGGAAAAATACAATAATAAAGGACACGAAAAATAATACCAACTCATCAAACTTCCAACTAGAAAAAGTTATTTGCTGAACAAAAGAACGTAAATGCCCAATAAGCCACTATTTTGGTTTCACGGAGTGATCAAGTCCAACATTCACTATTCTAAAGTCCCACACCTTCACCCTGATGTAGGTAGAACAAAGAATTTAAAACCAGCCAACGTTATATTATTGTCACATTGAAGCCAAAGACATACAGATACAGCCAATGTTCATAGCAATGGGCCCTCTTCGAAAGTCAAAATCAGATGCACCCGTAGAATACTGCGTTCTCCTACGTCAAGTTGATAACCAGCTTGCAAGAATGTGCACATGACACAATAGTTTAAAAGGTTTGTACATCAAAGTTAAAGCTTACCATTTATCCATGTGCATATTGCGTACAGTAACTTAGTTCCTGCTACCACATAACAAGAAGACATCCTACAAGTTTGACAACTACTCCGAACCGGAAGGCCATCCAAGCTACTCAAGGGTTTTGCAGCATTCTTTCCTTGAAGATCCATCATTGCAAGGCAATAAGAGTGACATCTTTAAACTTCAAAGCGATGACGAAAGATGTTTTTATGTAAGGATACCACCTACCTAAGACATAGATAAAGCCAGAAACAGATATATGACAACTTGGTCTTAAGTACTTTTCTTCGTGGATCAAGACAATCTTAAATCAGATAAACTACATTCTATATTCGCTACTTGGGGGCTGGTCTGCTCTTTGTTGTTCGAGTTCTCAGCAATGTGATCTTCACTTTATACTAGACAATCAAGATTTGGTTTCCTAATATATTCTATTAACATTACCCTTTTGTAGCACACAATTGTTTAAGATTTTAAGATCTTGAACAACTAAGATTttagacaagagtgggttgctctagtggtgagcaccctccacttccaaccaagaagttgtgagtttgagtcacaccaagagcaaggtggggagttcttggagggaggaagCCGAGGGACTatcggaaacagcttctctaccccagggtaggggtaaggtctgcgtacacactacccctccccagaccccactagtggtattatactgggttgttattgttgttgttgttgaacacCTAACATATCCTCATTTCTTACCCAAGATGTCTTCAAAATCTTCACAAAATTTAAGTTCTCTAAGAAATAAAAAGCTCTGGTCCGGAGGCTAGTTTTGATGCAATTTCAATGTGAAAATCAAGCATGATTAAAGTCTTAAGAACAAAACTTCATTCTTTTATACTTTGACAGATATTTGATTGGCATTATGTTGATCACATTATAAAAAATTTCGTAATTTCATCAGAAGAATGGTGTCAAAAGAAGAACTTACTTACTAGGTCATGCAacctcaaacaacaacaacaacaacaacaacccagtaaaatctcactaatggggtctgaggagggtagtgtgtacgcaggccttacccttaccccgaaggagtagagaggttatttccgaaagaccctcggctcaaaaaaaaaaaaagacaaaaggacaaaaaggagacaatattagtatcacaacaacaatcataggataaatagaaACACCATGAATTCCAGAAAAGGATGCAAAACAAAGGGAGataatattagtaaatattagtatgaccacaacaatcataagaaaaataggaacaccatgaaatctagaagaaagatgcaaagcaaaagcgatagctagtaaataggacatgcactgaaaagcgaaatagtaagccacaacattgccactagctatcttagacaaaaaccctacatggctagtcccacaatggtacgaagtaaggcacgactcaactacctcctaacctacaaccctaatactcgacttccacatcttcctatctagtgtcatgtcctcggaaatctggagtctcgccatatcctgtctgatcacctctccccaatacttcttaggccgccctctacatcttctcgtgccctccacaaccagctgctcacacctccgtaccggagcatctaggcttctcctctgaacatgtccgaaccatctaagcctcgcttcccgcatcttgtcatcaatgggagccacatgcaccttctcccgaatatcatcattcctaatcttatctatcctagtgtgcccgcacatccaccgcaaccagtgttgtgaagagcgtgaagcgagAAAAAGCGACAATCCCCAtttcgcttaaagcgagaagcgaagcgctcgcttttttgaagtgaagcggaattttaaaaaaaaaattaaaataaatactgcATAGACAACACATGTAATTGTAATcaaatgttcaatacttcaatgtGAAAACTAAATAGTAGCATcaattaaagcacaaaatgagcatcctattcttctacaagattgtcAAATTATTGTATTCCATTATCATTATTATATTGCTCgtcaacttcttcaacttcttcgcCATTAAAAGAACAACTACATAGCACATAAGAAAGACAATAAGAACTAACAATAAAGGATATAAAAATTAgaggtaaaataaaaaaaactgggcagaggagaaaaaaaaaaactGGACAGTAAACTGGGCAATTTTTTCTTTCACTGTTTAAAAATTGGCATCGATTCTGAGAAAGAACcgaaggtaaaaaaaaaattcgcCAGCATTTCGCTGCTTTTTAGACGTTTaaacagtgaaagaaaaagaaaaagaaaaagaagaagaagaagaaggagaagaaggagaagaaaaatcAGAACATACCTGTTGTTTGAACTTGAAGTTGATGCTTTCAgtcgatgaagaagaagaagtcgaCTAGTGTCTTTAAAACCCTAGTCTCATTGCATTTGTTAGTTTAATGAAAGACCAGACCTCGTTTTTAATAAAATAGGGCTGGGTCTGTTTTAAAACACAGAAGCGGTCGCTTCTTCGCATCGCATCGCTTTCCCGCTTCTCGCTTTTTAGTGGGAAGCGGTCGCTTTTCTACACCTCAGTCGCTTCAGCAGGGTGAAGCGTGCAGCTTCTCGCttcgcttcgcttctcgcttaaaGCGAGGAAGCGGGCGCTTTTTTAAACActgaccgcaacatcctcatttctgctacttttcatcttctggatatgtgagttcttaacgggccaacactcaaccccatacatcatagccggtctaaccaccgctttataaaacttacctttgagtatcggtggcactctcttgtcacacaggactcaagatgctaacctccacttcatccatcctaccctaatacggtgtgtgacatcctcgttgatctcccctcccccctggataaccgaaccaaggtacttgaagttgCCTCTTCTCGGGATGACCtacgaatcaagcctcacatccacgcccacttcccctggctcagcgctgaacttacactcctgcgcctccgtcttcgtcctgctcagcttgaaacccttagactcaagagcctgtctccaaacctccagcctctcgttaacaccagctcgcgactcatcaatcagaactatgtcatcggcgaatagcatgcaccatggcacatccccttgaatatggtgtgttaacgcgtccatcaccagggcgaataagaacggactgagcgcagaaccttggtgtaaccccattacaaccggaaaatgctcagagtcgcctcctactgtcctaacccgagtcttagccccatcatacatgtccttaatcgccataatgtaaggaaccgacacaccttttgcctccaggcatctccagagaatttctctaggaaccttgtcatacgctttctctaggtcaataaacaccatgtgcagatccttcttcctctctctgtatagttccaccaaccttctaacaaggtgtatagcttctgtagtcgaacgacccggcatgaacccgaactggttgtcggatacagacactgtcatcctcaccctcgcttcaaccaccctctcccacactttcatggtatgactcagtaatttgatacccctataattgttacaactctggatatcacctttgttcttatacaatggaaccaccgtactccacctccaatcatccggcatcctcttccccttaaaaataatattaaacaacctagtcaaccactccaacctcaaaaaaagaatttataattactacatgaaagaaacagtaaatcTACATTGACGGATAAAAAGAAGCTTTAAAACAtgaaattaaaaagaagaaagggagtAAAAGTGGCTTGACAGTAACCATTCAAAAGCACGACAGAATATCAGTCCTCATACAAACTTTGACTAAGAATGAGCACACAAGTAATGAACAGGTGAAATTGTACAGCATACAACTGCATATTGTGCAAAAGCAATGTTAAAAAAATTTCTTATAGTCTTAGTAAAGTTAGCATTCCCCGTGAATCAAATTACCATCAAAACACTTAGTAATTCTAATTAAACATTAATTTAGCGTCTTTCTAACTATCTATCATACTGATACATACTGCAGCTGTcagaatatattgtgaatttcttttcttattcccTGCGCTAATCATGGGGAGCCAAT
This DNA window, taken from Nicotiana tabacum cultivar K326 chromosome 4, ASM71507v2, whole genome shotgun sequence, encodes the following:
- the LOC107785243 gene encoding uncharacterized protein LOC107785243 isoform X6 gives rise to the protein MPLWSPLGVPATSVNQGFACILELLAAPFYILSQNLLLLKSRLIVETAATLSHCLTIYFLFVKLPDMVFGFICQRYFISTSFHLKELVSKALPVC
- the LOC107785243 gene encoding uncharacterized protein LOC107785243 isoform X5; translated protein: MPLWSPLGVPATSVNQGKNAAKPLSSLDGLPVRSSCQTCRMSSCYVVAGTKLLYAICTWINGFACILELLAAPFYILSQNLLLLKSRLIVETAATLSHCLTIYFLFVKLPDMVFGFICQRYFISTSFHLKELVSKALPVC